DNA from Daphnia pulicaria isolate SC F1-1A chromosome 3, SC_F0-13Bv2, whole genome shotgun sequence:
tatttgatcgtTGCGTATAGAATTTTGGTTGAAAGGCCCCATCATAGACGTGCGGTGAGGTAGGACTTGGTATTTTCGAAGGCCTTGTTATGAGGTGCAGACAGAGAAACCGGTAGTGCTTTTGCAAACAGCCGTCAGCTTGGAGGTAGAAGTCGAAGTCGAAGTAACCGTCACGGTTGCCGTGCCGAAGGCCAGAAAAATTCGACTGAGTGGAACAGCGGGCGAAATATTATTGTAACCCATTTCTGGTGTGTAATAAGCACCGAATGTGGGCTGAATAGGAAAGGGAAGAGCAGGTTGCACTTCCATTTGTCTCGAACTACGGGCCGCGTCAGACTCGGAGCTGCTGTTTTTGcgcaacaataaaaatatgtcgaTAAAACTAATAATCAAttggaataataaaaacaaaataacaagaaaCTTACGCCTGGTCTTGGGTTGGcaagaaaatatttcgttcttcttcttcttcctttttctcgtCGTAAAAGAGACCGCGGGGATTGCGGAAGATTCCGTGCGCATCTCGACGTTTCCTGCCAGCCGTGCAGGTGGTCAGCGTAGCTGCTGACGTGGTACAAGTAGTTACAGTTGTGGCTACAGCGGTTGAGGTTACTGtcgaaatcgtataagtgaacGTAGTGAAGAGTCCACTAAAGAAGAAACGGCTGTCCGGCTGATTCTGCTGCAGACTCTGCTGATTGCGCAGCATAGGGTAACCGGGGAAAACGAACGGACTGTTCGGGTACTGATAATGTTGAGCCTCTCCAAATGTCACGGTAGCTATGACGCTCAAAGTCAAAATTGCTGATATGATCAAACGCATTTTGGTTTCGATTGCAAGAAAAGATTTCTTGGAGAAATAAAGAACAAGAGAAGTATTTGACTTTAACGGAGGGTAAAAGTCAGAAAACGACTGTGCCTATGATTCAAGGGTTGTTTCCACCTTTATATAGTCCTGTAACCCTTACGTTATTGGGTTGTTTTTagggggagaaaaatataattaacatTTACTCCGTAGGCCTGAtgatttttacaaaatttttcaattttttcaaaaccaCGATTTTTACCCCATTTTGAGGTAATTTGGCCAAAgggcaacattttttttttcaaaatctagAAATCCATCAAAAATCATTCTATCTCAACCCCGTCATTATACTCAGAATTTTCTGAACCCTCTTCCCTGATCCCAACTCTTTTCAACAACAGGGGGTGTAGTGTAAATCTGACATACAATAAGTTAAAACAGACAATAAAACCCTTATTTGTGGTTAACTTTAACCACTTCAATCAGCATGTTTATATCCAAGATTTTCCACCAAGTTATTTGCGTCTGTTTgaagcaaatttaaaaaaatgcgtAAACTCAATTTCTAACTATTTTATTACGAAATCGGAAAATTCCAGACAAaccagaaatgaaataaagagACGTTGCCCTCTATACATTGGCCTATTTTGCATAATTTCGAATGCGAGTGCCAAATTTCCGAGTGGCGCTGCTTTACTGGTAGCACAAATCAATGGAATCTCAATGTTGAGAGTTCAGACAGCAGTGCGGGATCATGCGTGCTTCCAGATTGCATTATAATTTGATCCCTCTAGCAGCCGCAATTTCGAATCCTGTCTTCCTGGTTTTCCATCGGCATTTTAGGGTTCATTGTTCCGTGTTGCGTAAGACCTGTAGGGATTGGGCTGCGGGGTAACAGTAAATGACTTCTCTTTGATGGATTAGTCTGCTACCTGGTGCATGGAAAACCAATCTCGTGTCATGAAATGGGAGTGGTCgttacttttctttctttttcttttattatttgtgaaAATACCTATAATGCAAAGGgtcaatcaaatcatttcttttcttaaggGCGACAACTAGCCCATCTCAGCATATATTTCAAGTGCGATGAACTTTCAAAACCTTGCCCATCAATCAGATGGCAATCAAAATGATATGGGGGGAAGCTTTCCTTAATGATCCTGAAGTTGTTTTCCAAATCAAGGCCAAGGCGATGACAACGTAGCATTATTAAGGTTGGCAGTGTCTTGTTGCACCACATCACAGACATATCAGTCTGAGACTGAATTTTGATTACTTCCCCTCCTTGACCATGTCTGATTTGAAGGGTAAAATGAATATCAGAATCAATCAGACACTaatttggaaataaaaaaaatattacgatTTGATTTGTACGTAGTATAGCTAATACTACTATCTATTTAGTTGGAGTAAGCGTCTAGTCAATAGGGTCAGACCaggcaaattaaaattaatttggatggaaaagaatattttttctgTATCTTTTTATgcacctttttttccttcagttaattatcattttcagcgcgaattattttttttaaatttgccttCCTGTATTTGGCGGATTGCGCAACGGTATGGAAATCAGATGATAcggtttcccatttttttaagGGACTGCGTTGTTTGTTTAAAAGgaattgcaataaaaaatttctggaTTTAATTAATCACAATAAGATGTGAACTTTTTAATATTCTTAAATTTGTAACCATTTCTTACATAACAATTCgtaacaaaatttataaaatgtaatacatgaatgaattaaatatATCCTGTCTCTGAGGGACTATCAAAATATATCTTGGCAATAGAATACAACACTATACAACGTCAAATCTTTACCATAAGGTCAAAAGGTCTCAACAAGGTTCTTATAATCTCAAGGATTAAACAATTCCTAGTATTTAATATTACATAATTCGAAACAGGCCTACTGTCCACATAATACTCTTAAGACTCTGGAAGACTTATAGTTCATTACTACGTATTTGAACCGTGTTGAAGGTCAACAAAACCATACGCCGCCCTGTCCTCGTACCCGGTAAAGCTGGATTATGACGACAGTGAACTTTATTGGACTGCTGTGACATCGCACCAATCAGGAAACATCTTTTGACTGTGCAGTATTTGCTGGGAATGAAGTACTATAGTGTCGCAGATAAATATTGAGGACAAATGAGTGAGATGACCATTCTGATTTAATCTTCCGATAAAACAAGTTGACGCTTTCTGTCATTCATCTCACAAGATCCGTTATTCAGCCATGGACAACATTTCACTTGTTCCCACTACCGCAAGTGTTTTCTCTAACAAACTCTCTAAGGTAGGACCAACTGGATCGATTAGAGCTCTGTCCCATTTGAATTTGAGAACAGCATCCGCTCGTCTATCCACCTTCCAGAGATGGGAGCAATCAGCACCGAATTCTCCAACTCCGCAGGTACGTTTCAACAAAACCACCACCACAGCTATAACTGCACCGCATACGAAATgtctaattgttttattttatcgatTGGGTTTGTCCTCTTTAGGCGTTATCGTCGGCAGGTTTTATCTACCGCGGAGTGGGCGATCACACTCAGTGCTTCACGTGCCTGGTTGTCCTTTCACAATGGCACATTGATCACGATCCTGATTTGGAGCATCGCCGACACTCGCCGAGCTGCGAGTTCGTCTTGAACCGAGAGCGCGAATCGAGAAATAATAATCACTCGCGGCCAATCTCTTTGTCCGACGGCGACATCAATCTGCTATCAGTTGCCCCGGTTAAAGATGACAGACACTCGACCGAGGCATCGCTTTGTAAAATCTGCTACTCCCATGATATGTCCATTTTATTTCGTCCCTGTGGACATCTCCTGACCTGTAAATCGTGTGCCGATCAGTTATCTCATTGCCCTATTTGCCGTTGtcctatttttgaaaaaattcgcgctttcgtttcttttgaataaaattgaCCATATAGAAAATAAGCTTCAAtcttatttttcctatttctttaaacaaattaaattcattagataagaagaaaaaaacacgaagAATTAACTTTACTTGCGCTGTGCTTTCATTTTGCGATTTCACTTTTATGCATTAACAGTAgagcaacaaaaataacacattgtgaattaaattaaatagaaaatcgGGCTATCATCCTATTATCATCCTTTCAGTTTCAGCGAAAAATATACTACAAATGCCGATACCAACAAGAAACAGTTGACCAAAGGTAGAGATTGGTACATATACATAAGCACAGTTGTGTACGGGGATGGCATTTCCTCCAATCGCATGGCGGTATTCAATCCAGCGACCAAGGAAGTCAGTTGAATTACGTACGGCAGAGTCAGCGCTATCCACACGACCAGACAAATCTGCGATACCTGCTTAATTAATGGAGAAACTATGACGCCAGCATAAACACCAATagttttgtttgaattattgCATACCGTTGAGGTTAAAACGTGAAAAAGTCTTCTGTGGTGGTCTTTGTAAAGAAAGAGTTTTCCGTTGATGGACAACTCTCTTTCGTGCTTCAACACTTGAATTTGACGGTGGCATGTAATCACAATAAGCGGACTTCGTTTGACGGCCAGAGCCTATCAAAATGGGACAATGACACTTTGTTTAAGTGATCTAATTTAGAAACCGATGACGTACCATGGGACGAAGGTAGAAGAATAAAATCCAAAAGAAACTAATCAACGTTTCGTCGAGCTTAGTAGTTTCTGAAGCTTTGACAAAACacctgaaaacaaaatttgaatagcattaatagaagaaaaatacaggCGTATCAATTGGATCAACATTATTTAAACGTCCGTATCAAATCTTGTACGTGTGAAATGCAGGGCTGTAGCGGTAGAGATTCCATGCTGCAAGGGATGTTCCAGTTGAAACAACCAAGGTCCTCATTATTGTCAAATGTATTGGTTGGCTTTTACAGAGTCTGAACTGGTGCTCAGCCATATACTCCCGTTCGATCTGGCTTCGGTATAACATATCCAATCCAAAAGTCAAGGACCACATCGCTGTTATTGGGAAAGAGACGGAAATTTGGCGGTTGATTTAGCATTCTGAATAGAAACGGGCTATAGCCTTGTGTGACTTCAACTTACTCAGGATACCAATCCAACGACAAAGATCACAGTCTGCTTTTGGCTTGAATGCTGAAACGACGGCTAAAATCCCATTTGACAGGCAAAAGAATAGAAGATATGTGTTGGCTTCATTCGGCCAGTGCAAAGCCAAGGCAAGAATAAGGAATCCATAGCAAACCACGGCCGTCAACTCTGAAAAAAATACGTTCAAATAGAATTAGCCTATAGAACCCTacagttttcaaattttgccaATAGGGTGTGGGAAACAGCCCTTTGTTCCCTTGTAGCCTTGTTCGCGATTCGTGATATCTAATAACTATTCTAATCAAAAACTTCtttctgaaaaaaactttCGCATTAAAAAACGAACGATCTGTTCAGTTATTTAAAGTTACATAAAGACCATAAATAGTAACGGTGCAGAATCACCGCTTGATTTTCGGGGCTACACACACAGTTTTTTCTTCACTTCAGTCCGacacgaaataaaataaaagtgttgCGAATTTTCAATAGTATTTTTCCTTAATAGAATACACACAATTTTAGGATAGGTTACATAAGAATTgacgggtaaaaaaaaatctaacagAGAAGGGGCTGAACAATAACCTAACAAAACTTGCCACTCACCCAACACACATGTGATTTGATCGTATTCCATGCCGCCAACTGAATTTTAGCGGCAGGTATTCAAAACATTGACTGGGAGCTGACTGTAGCAAATTGGTTTACCAAAGGAGAACGAAGCCTAACAACCGGAAGAGTCACTGCGATTTCATTCCACAAGGAAATGCGAATGCTACCCAACGGCAGATCGGTGTAACTGACTAAAGTCTACAGCACAGCTCCGACACGTTTTCTCTCATGCCATAGGTCATAATAACTGTAAGGCCACATAACTGCATTACTGCATTGACATTTTGTATAGCGACCAAACGCCTTCGTTGAGTAGGCTGTTTAAAAAGGCGTGACTTATCAGACCGCACTTTTCCCATTGTTCCAGCAACGCAAGTGTAGTTCCACTCTCACTCGGGATTTCCATAAGATTCTCTTTGttgctaaaaaataaattaaataaaaatcgataataagcaaaagggaaaaagaaacacaatttGATTACCTCGCTCCAAACTCCAAGTGAGAGCGAGcaaattggattaaaaggCAGCAGCATGTCTGTGTGGTCGTCGGTCCTAGATGGCGTAATATTGTGGCAATCCCGGTCACAAAGGGAGTCCCGTCCACGCCATCCTGAGATCGTCTAGACACCAAACTAGCAAGTTGCTTGCTATAGGTAAACTTGTGTACATTTGACACAATAAACAAGAGCAGCAAATGTGGAATGTAGGGCAGGTCGAGACTTTGTGTGGCCACATAAATCTTCTCGAAAGGCTCGTAGAGACCGGACCAGTGTAGATACTCTGCCAATTCCGGGAGAAGTGATGTGGAAATGGAATCGGAATTTTTGTCTCTATGCACCACGTCATTCACTACTGACctggaatgaaaaagaaaaaaaaaaaaagaaaacatattaCATGTTTGAAAGATAGATTGCCAAATCCCGTCGCTAGAGAAATTTATCGACTAAACATTGTGAACAACAATGGTAACTTACAAACTCAGTGTTTCGAGTGCTTGCCAAAGTAGTCCAGAGTCGAATGATGCAGTAGACTTCAGCTGTTGAGAGCACGATCGTCTGAGTAATTGCAATTGCCCAATTTTCAGTACGCGGTCAAGGAGCGTCTGAAAAGATTTGTGGAAACGCGTACAATAAACCCCATATGTTTTATTTGGCTGgcctggaaaaaataaaggtaacATTCATATCACTATTAACGTTGGTtcgaggaagaagagaaatgcCAGTAAATAATAAGTCAAAACCCACCGAGGATCGCCGTTGTGGGAGCGGTTAAGTGATCAAATTCCGCTAGAGCTTCCAGAGAATCTTGATGGCGAAACACCTCCTTATTCAAGTCACTGAAAAGGTTCTTTCGAAGAAAATTCATATCATCAAAATACCAAAGCACAAAGACGTCAAAATGTGGCTATTACAGTCAATTCAGTGGTGATCATAAAGGCAAAAAGGGTGTCTAGTCCAGCCAATCCTGACGTACTTAGAGCTCGCTCTAGCTGAGAGAACAGTAAGAAGTTTAACACTTCTGTTTGAGATTTGCCGTCATACCAGGTGTTGGTGAACGAAACAAACACAGTTGTTCTATAATAAATACAAAGTTATTGTCAGACATAACAAGctataaagtaaaaattaaaatatttacttgGGGTCAGTGATACGCAGAATTTCGCGGGCTAATCGACCAATGAACGTAGCGGAATGAGGATCATTTGACGACATCCGGGGAATTGGTACTGCGGTTGACTGGAACTTACTTTGCCAATCTTGAATATGGTTTGTCTGAAATGTATTGCATTCCTGTTCAACATTGTACCCAACGATTCGCGCTGTTTCTTCTTGAAACATGCGAAGACCTTGGATTCGTACGTAATCTTGGATGTACTCAAAAGATTTACGGAGTCCTTCCATGGTTTCGcctaaacaaaaaagtatattaagaataaaaatttcaacgatatttttaaatcaaagcaTATTACCTAAGCCGTTTAGCTTGTGAGCGAGATCGCTGTTCTTTGCTTTGGCATTGAAAGAGAGCGAAACGTGCATGGCCATCGCCATTCTACGTACTAATTCCCGGCGAATACCCTCTTCCAGTAACCGTTTAGGATCCAGACGGACTATACCAACTAAAGTTGTCTTCATAGCTAAAATACCCTCAGTGAACGTTGAGACAGATTCTGTAAGCTTGGCAATCTATAGATATATTAGAAGGGTTTAacggaattttatttattcgatTTTAACAATTTGTTAGAAATAAGATACCTGAAATCGCTGGTCTAGTTGTGCGTAGTCCTTGAGTTTATCTTTATCTAGCCTCACTGGCATTTCTTTGATAACATTAGTCTGGAGTTGAACAATTTGTTCGACTAATTGAGTggcaaatgaaattgaaattaatttcaagaATGATcttgttttaattaaaattttactaCCTAAGGCAAACATGGATTGCGGAATTATATGCAACACATGACGAATGTAAGAGACGAGTTCGGTCGAGTAATACTGCGAAACGGAAACCAAGTCAGCACTCCGTGCTTGATTAATGCGCATCAAGGGTAAGTCGAGAGCGGAAGACAGTTTTAAAAAGGTTGCTCGTAAACGACCCACTAAGGTTGGATCTTTCCGAATTGCTGTCTGCATGTGGCCCGTGTAGGAGTCAATTATTAGCCAAGCATAACTCAGATCCGAGACTATTTGGAGTGTAATGAGAAAGTCCTCTCGAATGTTTGCGGTACGAATCATATGGTGCAACTGTCGACGGGTTTCTGTCAAAAACTGCTTGACTTGTAATTGGGAATCAAGTTGATGAAATTCTGCAATCCAAAAGTGGGGATAGTTTATTATGTGAACTGGAAACGCTTGTTAACGTAGAGAGCCTACCTTGAACTTCTTCGAGGGCAGAAATGAGCTGAACCATTTTACGGCCAGAAGCTGTGCCTTCTTCATAGTTTAGTGCTTCAACTTGCTGAGCGATTTCCCGAAGCCACAATTGAAGACTCTCGTTTTTGTCAACTCGAGTCAAGGGCTTTGCTCCGCTAAAAACATCAGCTAATTCTGTCAGTCGTTCCATACACTCATTTTTGCATCGCAGCCAATTTGCGCGCTTCTCCGTCAACAGAGTTCGAAAAGTCTCGCGAACATTCAATTCCAGCTCAGCGCAGTCCAGTAGCAATTCGAATACTGTAACGGGCTGGTATTTCGTATCGTTGAGAACTTGATCCCGTATTTGACGGCATTTCTTAACTGATTCTGCGCCAGCTGTTAATGTGTTGGTATGTAAGAGCATCCATCGTAGAGTAACGTTTGACTGTCGGATCAAGTTGATCAGCTTCTGCATATTATCTAATAGGAATTCTTCGGTCAGGACTCCTTCTTTGAGTAATTGACGTAATTGTGTTATAAGTTGGTCCAATTGGTTGCTATGCTTAACTGAACACTCTTTTACATTGGCAGCCTGCGCTGTGTTGCTGAGTGCCATTCGCGCCGCTTTGTACGGCTCCCATACttcaatcaagttgaaaattaATCCCATATAAACACTGGTAACCTAGATAAGAACCATACAATACAACATATCGGAGTC
Protein-coding regions in this window:
- the LOC124329549 gene encoding uncharacterized protein LOC124329549 isoform X1; translated protein: MRLIISAILTLSVIATVTFGEAQHYQYPNSPFVFPGYPMLRNQQSLQQNQPDSRFFFSGLFTTFTYTISTVTSTAVATTVTTCTTSAATLTTCTAGRKRRDAHGIFRNPRGLFYDEKKEEEEERNIFLPTQDQASSESDAARSSRQMEVQPALPFPIQPTFGAYYTPEMGYNNISPAVPLSRIFLAFGTATVTVTSTSTSTSKLTAVCKSTTGFSVCTS
- the LOC124329549 gene encoding uncharacterized protein LOC124329549 isoform X2, producing the protein MRLIISAILTLSVIATVTFGEAQHYQYPNSPFVFPGYPMLRNQQSLQQNQPDSRFFFSGLFTTFTYTISTVTSTAVATTVTTCTTSAATLTTCTAGRKRRDAHGIFRNPRGLFYDEKKEEEEERNIFLPTQDQASESDAARSSRQMEVQPALPFPIQPTFGAYYTPEMGYNNISPAVPLSRIFLAFGTATVTVTSTSTSTSKLTAVCKSTTGFSVCTS
- the LOC124329335 gene encoding baculoviral IAP repeat-containing protein 7-B-like translates to MDNISLVPTTASVFSNKLSKVGPTGSIRALSHLNLRTASARLSTFQRWEQSAPNSPTPQALSSAGFIYRGVGDHTQCFTCLVVLSQWHIDHDPDLEHRRHSPSCEFVLNRERESRNNNHSRPISLSDGDINLLSVAPVKDDRHSTEASLCKICYSHDMSILFRPCGHLLTCKSCADQLSHCPICRCPIFEKIRAFVSFE
- the LOC124329336 gene encoding WASH complex subunit 5-like, producing the protein MAEDFLAENNLCGQTLLKLVSRAHAIIAELLRLKDFIPQIFQSDQNKYHEIVLDFRYFKEQDVFDSKINGSDVLVELDEELRKNYIEILTRFYLAFESVHKYVCDLNTFLYELDEGIYIQQTLETIILNDEGKQLMCEALYLYGIMLLVIDNHVDGPVRERMLVSYYRYSVQRTHSNSKLDEVCQLLRSTGFLKSQPGKRPQHYPEDYFKRIPIAPIYLDVVIGHLRSDDIYHQIATHPHPDHRSTALAQQAAMLVICLYFTPDILHNQTAKMREIVDKFFPDNWVTSVYMGLIFNLIEVWEPYKAARMALSNTAQAANVKECSVKHSNQLDQLITQLRQLLKEGVLTEEFLLDNMQKLINLIRQSNVTLRWMLLHTNTLTAGAESVKKCRQIRDQVLNDTKYQPVTVFELLLDCAELELNVRETFRTLLTEKRANWLRCKNECMERLTELADVFSGAKPLTRVDKNESLQLWLREIAQQVEALNYEEGTASGRKMVQLISALEEVQEFHQLDSQLQVKQFLTETRRQLHHMIRTANIREDFLITLQIVSDLSYAWLIIDSYTGHMQTAIRKDPTLVGRLRATFLKLSSALDLPLMRINQARSADLVSVSQYYSTELVSYIRHVLHIIPQSMFALVEQIVQLQTNVIKEMPVRLDKDKLKDYAQLDQRFQIAKLTESVSTFTEGILAMKTTLVGIVRLDPKRLLEEGIRRELVRRMAMAMHVSLSFNAKAKNSDLAHKLNGLGETMEGLRKSFEYIQDYVRIQGLRMFQEETARIVGYNVEQECNTFQTNHIQDWQSKFQSTAVPIPRMSSNDPHSATFIGRLAREILRITDPKTTVFVSFTNTWYDGKSQTEVLNFLLFSQLERALSTSGLAGLDTLFAFMITTELTNLFSDLNKEVFRHQDSLEALAEFDHLTAPTTAILGQPNKTYGVYCTRFHKSFQTLLDRVLKIGQLQLLRRSCSQQLKSTASFDSGLLWQALETLSLSVVNDVVHRDKNSDSISTSLLPELAEYLHWSGLYEPFEKIYVATQSLDLPYIPHLLLLFIVSNVHKFTYSKQLASLVSRRSQDGVDGTPFVTGIATILRHLGPTTTQTCCCLLIQFARSHLEFGASNKENLMEIPSESGTTLALLEQWEKCGLISHAFLNSLLNEGVWSLYKMSMQ